Proteins encoded in a region of the Vicia villosa cultivar HV-30 ecotype Madison, WI linkage group LG5, Vvil1.0, whole genome shotgun sequence genome:
- the LOC131607499 gene encoding NAC transcription factor 25-like produces MDSTDSSSCSHHPHLPPGFRFHPTDEELVVHYLKRKAASAPLPVAIIAEIDLYKFDPWELPSKATFGEQEWYFFSPRDRKYPNGARPNRAATSGYWKATGTDKPILTCDGHVKVGVKKALVFYGGKPPKGVKTNWIMHEYRLITDHNNNNSSSYNAASKTPSLPVVDHPPNNNKKNSLRLDDWVLCRIYKKSNSSTMPRPPLMDQYDKDFSMEQTYNMQNNSKPPSSRSTSYGLENDDNFFDGILASQHHHHQGMQNCDMNSKGDDNNNNNSDTFPMKRALNGSSSSQFWNETGSPGSSSSSKRFHGDLNSGISSNNADENNSFVSLLSQLPPNATFHQNSILGSVGDGVMRQQFQLPDINWN; encoded by the exons ATGGACAGCACTGATTCATCTTCATGCTCTCATCACCCTCATCTCCCACCAGGCTTCCGTTTCCACCCAACCGATGAAGAACTTGTTGTTCATTACCTCAAGAGAAAAGCTGCTTCTGCACCTCTTCCTGTTGCCATCATAGCAGAGATTGATCTCTACAAATTCGATCCATGGGAACTACCGA GTAAGGCAACTTTTGGGGAGCAAGAGTGGTATTTTTTCAGTCCAAGAGATAGGAAATACCCAAATGGGGCAAGGCCTAATAGGGCTGCAACATCTGGGTACTGGAAAGCTACTGGAACTGATAAACCTATATTAACATGTGATGGACATGTGAAAGTTGGAGTTAAGAAAGCACTTGTTTTTTATGGAGGGAAGCCACCAAAAGGAGTTAAAACTAATTGGATTATGCATGAGTATAGGTTGATTACtgatcataataataataatagtagttcCTATAATGCAGCATCAAAAACTCCTTCTCTGCCTGTTGTTGATCATCCTCCAAACAATAATAAGAAGAACTCTCTCAGG CTCGATGATTGGGTTTTGTGTCGAATATACAAGAAAAGCAACAGCAGCACTATGCCAAGGCCACCTCTAATGGATCAATATGACAAAGACTTTTCTATGGAACAAACATATAACATGCAAAATAACTCTAAACCTCCATCATCAAGAAGCACAAGTTATGGACTTGAAAATGATGACAATTTCTTTGATGGAATTTTAGCatctcaacatcatcatcatcaaggaaTGCAAAATTGTGACATGAACTCAAAGGGTGatgataataataacaataatagtgATACGTTCCCTATGAAACGTGCACTAaatggatcatcatcatcacagttTTGGAATGAAACAGGTTCACCGGGGTCATCTTCTTCAAGTAAACGATTCCATGGAGATCTTAATAGTGGAATAAGCAGTAATAATGCTGATGAAAATAATTCATTTGTTTCTCTTCTTAGCCAGCTTCCACCAAATGCAACGTTTCATCAAAACTCTATTCTTGGGTCTGTTGGAGATGGTGTAATGAGGCAACAATTTCAACTTCCAGATATAAATTGGAACTAA